A window of the Brassica oleracea var. oleracea cultivar TO1000 chromosome C1, BOL, whole genome shotgun sequence genome harbors these coding sequences:
- the LOC106343315 gene encoding MLP-like protein 328, whose amino-acid sequence MATSGTYVTEVPLKGNAEKHYRRWRNENHVFPDAIGHHIQGVTIHDGEWDSHGAIKTWNYTCDGKPEVFKERREIDDEKKAVTFRGLEGHVMEQLKVYDVVFEFIPQSEDGCVCKITMIWEKRNDDFPEPSNYMKFVKSMAADMDHHVIKA is encoded by the exons ATGGCGACGTCGGGAACATACGTGACAGAGGTTCCGCTAAAAGGGAACGCGGAGAAACACTACAGGAGGTGGAGGAACGAGAACCATGTTTTCCCTGACGCCATCGGCCACCACATCCAAGGTGTCACCATTCACGACGGTGAATGGGACTCTCACGGGGCCATCAAGACTTGGAACTACACATGCG ATGGGAAGCCAGAGGTATTTAAGGAAAGGAGGGAGATAGACGATGAGAAGAAAGCGGTGACATTTAGAGGACTTGAAGGTCACGTGATGGAACAGCTCAAGGTGTATGACGTCGTCTTCGAGTTTATTCCCCAATCGGAGGATGGCTGCGTCTGCAAAATCACTATGATATGGGAGAAGCGTAACGATGACTTTCCGGAACCAAGCAACTACATGAAATTCGTCAAGAGCATGGCTGCTGACATGGACCACCATGTCATCAAAGCTTAA